In Arsenicicoccus dermatophilus, a genomic segment contains:
- a CDS encoding peptidoglycan-binding domain-containing protein encodes MRTIIAGVLGASLLLGGTAATASATGTATGTDRVCTYLRPGEAPGPLRHGSTGRVVKQLQCLLNLAVVELGLEDADGKPLAPLALDGSFGAATQHRIVLVQRALLLPADGPVGPRLWAILESYDTSR; translated from the coding sequence GTGCGCACGATCATCGCTGGCGTTCTCGGCGCCTCCCTCCTCCTCGGCGGCACCGCCGCCACCGCATCGGCCACCGGCACGGCCACGGGCACCGACCGGGTCTGCACCTACCTGCGCCCCGGTGAGGCTCCGGGACCGCTGCGACACGGCTCGACCGGACGCGTGGTGAAGCAGCTGCAGTGCCTGCTCAACCTCGCGGTCGTCGAGCTCGGGCTCGAGGACGCCGACGGGAAGCCGCTGGCGCCGCTCGCCCTCGACGGCTCGTTCGGAGCCGCGACGCAGCACCGGATCGTGCTCGTCCAGCGGGCGCTGCTCCTGCCCGCTGACGGGCCTGTCGGTCCTCGGCTCTGGGCCATCCTGGAGTCGTACGACACCAGCCGCTGA
- a CDS encoding VOC family protein produces MPIRMTPWPQGTPCWPDLMADDPASASRFYEQLFGWETTQGPDGYAFMTSGGLRVAGIGPKPRGAEWPAVWTTYLAVDDVYLTIAHAKAEGATELLPPTTLPGMATIALLTEPSGAHFGLWEPAPLNGIERYNEEHAPVWNELMVRDHEDAMGYYSEVFGFSFEEFTEPDGSFAYATMITPSGRLVAGLGQIGEEYGEEYRAHWMTYFFAEDPRAAAARCTQLGGTVLMDVTEGPFGELAVLSGPQGEIFSVIRPEHVDE; encoded by the coding sequence ATGCCGATCCGCATGACGCCCTGGCCCCAGGGCACCCCCTGCTGGCCCGACCTGATGGCCGACGACCCGGCGAGCGCGTCGCGGTTCTACGAGCAGCTGTTCGGCTGGGAGACGACCCAGGGCCCCGACGGCTATGCCTTCATGACCAGCGGCGGGCTGCGCGTGGCCGGCATCGGGCCCAAGCCGCGGGGCGCCGAGTGGCCCGCGGTCTGGACGACCTACCTCGCCGTCGACGACGTCTACCTCACCATCGCGCACGCCAAGGCCGAGGGCGCCACGGAGCTGCTCCCGCCCACGACGCTGCCCGGGATGGCCACCATCGCCCTGCTCACGGAGCCCAGCGGCGCCCACTTCGGGCTGTGGGAGCCCGCTCCCCTCAACGGGATCGAGCGCTACAACGAGGAGCACGCACCCGTCTGGAACGAGCTCATGGTGCGCGACCACGAGGACGCGATGGGCTACTACAGCGAGGTCTTCGGCTTCTCCTTCGAGGAGTTCACCGAGCCCGACGGGTCCTTCGCCTACGCCACGATGATCACGCCGAGCGGGCGGCTCGTGGCCGGGCTCGGGCAGATCGGCGAGGAGTACGGCGAGGAGTACCGCGCCCACTGGATGACCTACTTCTTCGCCGAGGACCCGCGGGCCGCGGCCGCGCGCTGCACCCAGCTCGGCGGCACCGTGCTGATGGACGTCACCGAGGGCCCCTTCGGCGAGCTCGCGGTCCTGAGCGGGCCGCAGGGCGAGATCTTCAGCGTGATCCGTCCGGAGCACGTCGACGAGTGA
- the cydB gene encoding cytochrome d ubiquinol oxidase subunit II, with product MDLSVIWFVLIAVLWTGYFVLEGFDFGVGMLMPILGKGRDGVDDDRRRRVLLNTIGPHWDGNEVWVLTAGGATFAAFPHWYATLFSGFYLPLLLILVALIIRNMGFEYRHKRDDVAWRRNWDTCIVIGSFLPALLWGVAFANIVGGTPIDQHKEFTGNLLTLLNPHGLLGGLTTLLVFLTHGATFVALKTTGEIREDARRVAFRSGLVAAVVCVAFMVWTMLKTGNPVAWVLTLLAAALWVVGIVMTLAGREGIGFTCSALAIAFVVFALFTALFPDVMPSSLDPAWSLTHENAASTPLTLKIMTGAALVFTPIVLAYTAWTYWIFRKRIGVHHIPDAHEPREVTELEAAGLVDTGLVDTAGRSIRAGGSGAGSGATRAH from the coding sequence ATGGATCTGTCTGTCATCTGGTTCGTCCTGATCGCGGTCCTGTGGACCGGCTACTTCGTCCTCGAGGGATTCGACTTCGGCGTCGGCATGCTCATGCCGATCCTCGGCAAGGGCCGTGACGGGGTGGACGACGACCGTCGTCGCCGTGTCCTGCTCAACACCATCGGCCCCCACTGGGACGGCAACGAGGTGTGGGTGCTCACCGCCGGCGGCGCGACCTTCGCGGCGTTCCCGCACTGGTACGCCACCCTCTTCTCCGGGTTCTACCTGCCCCTGCTGCTGATCCTGGTCGCCCTGATCATCCGCAACATGGGCTTCGAGTACCGCCACAAGCGCGACGACGTGGCGTGGCGCCGCAACTGGGACACGTGCATCGTCATCGGCTCCTTCCTCCCCGCCCTGCTGTGGGGCGTCGCCTTCGCCAACATCGTGGGCGGCACGCCGATCGACCAGCACAAGGAGTTCACGGGCAACCTGCTCACCCTGCTCAACCCGCACGGCCTGCTGGGCGGTCTGACGACGCTGCTCGTCTTCCTCACCCACGGCGCGACCTTCGTCGCGCTCAAGACCACCGGCGAGATCCGCGAGGACGCCCGCAGGGTCGCCTTCAGGTCGGGGCTGGTCGCCGCCGTCGTCTGCGTCGCCTTCATGGTGTGGACGATGCTCAAGACCGGCAACCCCGTCGCCTGGGTCCTCACCCTGCTCGCCGCCGCCCTCTGGGTCGTGGGGATCGTCATGACCCTCGCCGGACGCGAGGGCATCGGCTTCACCTGCAGCGCGCTGGCCATCGCGTTCGTCGTGTTCGCGCTGTTCACCGCCCTGTTCCCCGACGTGATGCCGTCCTCGCTCGACCCGGCCTGGTCGCTCACCCACGAGAACGCCGCCAGCACCCCGCTGACGCTCAAGATCATGACCGGCGCGGCCCTCGTGTTCACGCCGATCGTGCTGGCCTACACCGCGTGGACCTACTGGATCTTCCGCAAGCGCATCGGCGTCCACCACATCCCCGACGCCCACGAACCCCGCGAGGTCACCGAGCTCGAGGCCGCCGGTCTGGTGGACACCGGTCTGGTGGACACCGCCGGCCGCTCCATCCGCGCGGGCGGCAGCGGTGCCGGGAGCGGCGCCACCCGCGCCCACTGA
- the cydD gene encoding thiol reductant ABC exporter subunit CydD — translation MKPFDRRLLALAPGARGPVLLLAAIGVAQGVAAIGQAFAVAAVVVAVTRGGAVTTPAVAGPVAWLAVVLGIRALLTAATELVASRAGTEVSCGLRARLLQTWLGRMPEGRPEPAAAQTLAAQGTTSIETYVARYLPALVAAAVLPALVVVTLLLMDLWSALIVVLTLPLLPLFAALIGKATADASDRRWRAMTALAGHFLDLMRGLPTLVAYGRGERQTETIGEVSQRHRRATVETLRMAFLSSAALELLATIAVALVAVSVGLRLTQGQLGLGTGLAAILLAPEAYWPVRRVGQEFHAAADGAEAVGAVADALAEPAGMSPQAQGPALRPAEGTVALLAGVSYRHPGGDRDVLRGLSLAVPRGLTVVTGPSGCGKTTALELLCGLREPGAGMTQAAPSHLVTQRPFLAAGSIRHNLTLAGPADDDTLLAALDRVGLGELVRGLPDGLGTLLGDDGFGLSAGQRARLGVARALLSDADLIALDEPTAHLDPASTALVEGVIRDLARDRAVVVVTHRGGLVGHADQHVVLSPAGRDADQVVAR, via the coding sequence GTGAAACCCTTCGACCGCCGACTGCTCGCCCTCGCACCCGGCGCCCGCGGACCCGTCCTGCTGCTCGCCGCCATCGGCGTGGCCCAAGGCGTCGCCGCGATCGGGCAGGCCTTCGCCGTGGCGGCGGTCGTGGTGGCGGTGACGCGGGGCGGAGCGGTGACCACTCCTGCGGTGGCCGGGCCGGTGGCGTGGCTGGCCGTGGTCCTCGGCATACGTGCGCTGCTGACCGCGGCCACCGAGCTCGTCGCGTCCCGGGCGGGCACCGAGGTGAGCTGTGGCCTGCGGGCGCGGCTGCTGCAGACCTGGCTGGGCCGTATGCCGGAAGGCCGTCCCGAGCCCGCCGCAGCCCAGACCCTCGCGGCGCAGGGCACCACCAGCATCGAGACCTATGTCGCGCGCTACCTGCCGGCGCTGGTCGCCGCGGCCGTGCTCCCGGCGCTGGTCGTGGTCACCCTGCTCCTCATGGACCTGTGGTCGGCGCTGATCGTGGTGCTGACCCTGCCGCTGCTGCCGCTCTTCGCCGCGCTGATCGGCAAGGCGACCGCCGACGCCTCCGACCGGCGCTGGCGGGCGATGACCGCGCTGGCCGGACACTTCCTCGACCTGATGCGCGGGCTGCCGACCCTCGTGGCGTACGGCCGTGGCGAGCGGCAGACCGAGACGATCGGGGAGGTCTCCCAGCGGCACCGGCGGGCGACGGTGGAGACGCTGCGGATGGCCTTCCTGTCCTCGGCGGCGCTGGAGCTGCTGGCGACGATCGCGGTGGCGCTGGTGGCGGTGTCGGTCGGGCTGCGCCTCACGCAGGGGCAGCTGGGACTCGGGACCGGGCTGGCGGCAATCCTGCTGGCGCCCGAGGCCTACTGGCCGGTGCGGCGGGTGGGCCAGGAGTTCCACGCGGCGGCGGACGGTGCCGAGGCCGTGGGGGCGGTGGCGGACGCGCTGGCCGAGCCGGCCGGCATGAGCCCGCAGGCCCAGGGGCCCGCGCTCCGACCCGCGGAGGGGACCGTGGCGCTGCTGGCGGGGGTGAGCTATCGCCATCCGGGCGGCGACCGGGACGTGCTGCGCGGCCTGTCCCTCGCGGTCCCGCGCGGCCTGACCGTGGTCACCGGCCCCTCCGGCTGCGGCAAGACCACCGCGCTGGAGCTGCTGTGCGGGTTGCGCGAGCCCGGCGCAGGTATGACGCAGGCGGCGCCCAGCCACCTGGTGACCCAGCGGCCCTTCCTGGCGGCGGGGTCGATCCGGCACAACCTCACCCTGGCGGGCCCGGCCGACGACGACACCCTGCTCGCCGCGCTCGACCGCGTCGGGCTGGGCGAGCTGGTGCGCGGCCTGCCCGACGGGCTCGGGACGCTGCTCGGCGACGACGGCTTCGGGCTGAGCGCCGGTCAGCGCGCGCGGCTCGGGGTCGCGCGCGCGCTGCTGAGCGACGCCGACCTGATCGCCCTCGACGAGCCCACCGCCCACCTGGACCCCGCGTCGACGGCCCTGGTGGAGGGGGTGATCCGCGACCTCGCCCGCGACCGCGCCGTCGTCGTGGTCACCCACCGCGGCGGCCTGGTCGGGCACGCCGACCAGCACGTCGTCCTCTCCCCCGCCGGGCGGGACGCCGACCAGGTGGTGGCCCGGTGA
- a CDS encoding ABC transporter ATP-binding protein: protein MDVTGGDGPPVIRTRGLTKVYPRVRALDGLDLQIGPGVTGLVGANGAGKSTLIKVLLGLLAPTSGEAQVLGHDVAREGRAIRARVGYMPEHDCLPGDVNASEFTVHMGRMAGLPHVVARERAADVLRHVGLAEERYRDMGTYSTGMRQRAKLAQALVHDPDLIMLDEPTNGLDPASRDEMLGLVRRIGSDFGITVLVTSHLLGELERVSDHVVVLDGGHLLRSSATSDYVERTGSLLVEVLGGATERDLLGNALAAHGLVCHPVDGSVEITPGGLWAVDPEASAQTTQQQERAIRDLVRDTVIDLDLGLVRVQDGRHRIQDVFQTREVAPR from the coding sequence ATGGACGTCACAGGGGGAGACGGCCCGCCGGTGATCCGCACCCGGGGGCTGACCAAGGTCTATCCGCGGGTGCGGGCGCTGGACGGGCTGGACCTGCAGATCGGGCCCGGCGTGACCGGGCTCGTCGGGGCCAACGGCGCGGGCAAGTCGACGCTGATCAAGGTGCTGCTCGGCCTGCTGGCGCCGACCAGCGGCGAGGCGCAGGTGCTGGGGCACGACGTGGCCCGGGAGGGGCGGGCGATCCGCGCGCGGGTGGGCTACATGCCCGAGCACGACTGCCTGCCGGGCGACGTCAACGCCAGCGAGTTCACCGTGCACATGGGGCGGATGGCGGGACTGCCCCACGTGGTCGCCCGCGAGCGCGCGGCCGACGTGCTGCGGCACGTGGGGCTGGCCGAGGAGCGCTACCGCGACATGGGGACCTACTCCACGGGCATGCGGCAGCGCGCCAAGCTCGCCCAGGCGCTCGTCCACGACCCGGACCTGATCATGCTGGACGAGCCGACCAACGGCCTGGACCCGGCCAGTCGCGACGAGATGCTCGGGCTGGTGCGACGGATCGGCTCGGACTTCGGGATCACGGTGCTGGTGACCAGCCACCTGCTCGGCGAGCTGGAGCGGGTCAGCGACCACGTCGTCGTCCTCGACGGCGGTCACCTGCTGCGGTCCTCGGCGACCAGCGACTACGTCGAGCGCACCGGCAGCCTGCTCGTCGAGGTGCTGGGCGGCGCCACCGAGCGCGACCTGCTCGGCAACGCCCTGGCCGCCCACGGGCTCGTGTGCCATCCCGTCGACGGGTCGGTCGAGATCACGCCCGGCGGCCTGTGGGCGGTCGACCCCGAGGCGAGCGCGCAGACCACCCAGCAGCAGGAGCGCGCCATACGAGACCTGGTGCGGGACACCGTGATCGACCTCGACCTGGGTCTGGTCCGGGTCCAGGACGGGCGCCACCGCATCCAGGACGTCTTCCAGACCCGAGAGGTGGCCCCGCGATGA
- the cydC gene encoding thiol reductant ABC exporter subunit CydC: MKPDRAPRPEPRAGRHPGGRRGRLAGVWRMPRGIGGAAALGGLSTASGIALTTTSGWLIVAASHRPQILTLMAAIVAVRAFGMARPVLRYGERVRSHDAALGDLADQRVAAYAALVPLTPARLGRRSRSEVLTGAVDDLEDRVYAQVRVVVPVIGSALAGLLTIVATALFSYVAAGIVAAVLVACALVAWLVLASERAAQRDWLAARAEVARVATLVTANALELQAIGATAAADTWLAEAHGRLAAANARRARGRALGLALTGIACGAGTLAMAAYAHGLVVAGFGDAIAALLVLTPVAAADAFTPLPDAMGAWARAEASGERLEALVDQDPPLGPHGAGEVGALPGIPPRINLQDVTARWTPDRDAVGPVTTEIAPGEAVLVTGPNGSGKSTLLAVLATHLDPASGEVLVDGASSRDLRVDSLRGQVALLDDEPHVFASTVRENLRLARPDADDDALRTALTRAGLGPWLDDLPDGLDTMLGSGHRGVSGGERARLALARAILSERPVVLLDEPVAHLDHATATAVLDDLLAARAGRTVVMVSHREDGVAGFDRELRLG, from the coding sequence GTGAAGCCCGACCGCGCTCCCCGGCCCGAGCCCCGCGCCGGTCGCCACCCGGGCGGACGCCGCGGGCGGCTCGCCGGGGTCTGGCGCATGCCCCGCGGGATCGGCGGCGCCGCCGCGCTCGGGGGCCTGTCCACCGCCAGCGGCATCGCCCTGACCACCACCTCCGGCTGGCTGATCGTCGCCGCCTCCCACCGACCGCAGATCCTCACGCTGATGGCGGCGATCGTGGCGGTGCGTGCCTTCGGCATGGCGCGCCCGGTGCTGCGCTACGGGGAGCGGGTGCGCTCGCACGACGCGGCCCTGGGGGACCTGGCGGACCAGCGGGTGGCGGCCTATGCCGCGCTGGTGCCGCTCACCCCGGCCCGCCTCGGACGGCGGTCGCGCAGCGAGGTGCTCACCGGGGCGGTGGACGACCTGGAGGATCGCGTCTATGCCCAGGTGCGGGTGGTCGTCCCCGTCATCGGGTCCGCCCTGGCCGGGCTGCTGACGATCGTGGCGACGGCGCTGTTCTCCTACGTCGCGGCCGGGATCGTCGCCGCCGTCCTCGTCGCCTGCGCGCTGGTGGCCTGGCTCGTCCTCGCGAGCGAGCGGGCGGCGCAGCGGGACTGGCTGGCCGCCCGGGCCGAGGTCGCCCGCGTCGCCACGCTGGTCACCGCCAACGCGCTGGAGCTGCAGGCGATCGGCGCCACCGCCGCGGCCGACACCTGGCTGGCCGAGGCCCACGGGCGCCTCGCCGCCGCCAACGCCCGTCGCGCACGAGGGCGGGCCCTGGGCCTGGCGCTCACCGGGATCGCCTGCGGCGCAGGCACCCTCGCCATGGCGGCCTACGCGCACGGGCTGGTGGTCGCAGGCTTCGGCGACGCCATCGCCGCGCTGCTCGTGCTCACCCCCGTCGCCGCCGCCGACGCGTTCACCCCGCTGCCGGATGCGATGGGCGCCTGGGCCCGTGCCGAGGCGAGCGGCGAGCGGCTGGAGGCCCTGGTCGACCAGGACCCCCCGCTCGGTCCTCACGGGGCGGGCGAGGTGGGCGCCCTCCCCGGCATACCGCCGCGGATCAACCTGCAGGACGTGACCGCTCGCTGGACGCCGGACCGGGACGCCGTCGGCCCGGTCACCACGGAGATCGCGCCCGGGGAGGCCGTGCTCGTCACCGGCCCCAACGGCTCGGGCAAGTCCACGCTGCTCGCCGTGCTCGCCACCCACCTCGACCCGGCAAGCGGTGAGGTCCTCGTCGACGGCGCGAGCTCCCGTGACCTGCGGGTGGACTCGCTGCGCGGCCAGGTGGCGCTGCTCGACGACGAGCCGCACGTCTTCGCGTCCACGGTCCGCGAGAACCTCCGGCTGGCCCGTCCCGACGCCGACGACGACGCGCTGCGGACCGCGCTGACCCGCGCCGGCCTCGGCCCCTGGCTCGACGACCTGCCCGACGGACTGGACACCATGCTCGGCAGCGGGCACCGCGGCGTCTCCGGGGGCGAGCGGGCCCGGCTGGCGCTGGCCCGGGCGATCCTGTCCGAGCGGCCCGTGGTGCTGCTCGACGAACCGGTCGCCCACCTCGACCACGCGACGGCCACCGCGGTGCTCGACGACCTGCTGGCCGCCCGGGCGGGGCGCACCGTGGTGATGGTGAGCCACCGCGAGGACGGGGTGGCGGGATTCGATCGCGAGCTGCGCCTCGGCTGA
- a CDS encoding cytochrome ubiquinol oxidase subunit I, protein MSNLDLARWQFAITTVYHFLFVPITIGLSAVVAGYHTAWVRTRNPEYLRLAKWLGKLFTINFALGLVTGIVQEFQFGMNWSDYSRFVGDIFGAPLAFEALLAFFMESTFLGLWIFGWGRIPEKLHAWTMWITHIGTVLSAYFILAANSFMQNPVGYRFNPQTGRAEMADFVAVLTNKVQLVTFPHVVLSSYMTGGGVVLGVALWHWLRRGPIADRDREMYRKAVQVGAVMSLVASFGVVITGDLQGKVMTEVQPMKMAVAEGLYHTEKPASFSVLSIGSLDGSQARRIIEVPGLLSFLGHGSFDAEVKGIRDIQADYQTQYAGTPRTADKATDYVPNVPTTYWTFRLMMGVGFLSMLCSLLALFATRKGRTPPTARWWKHLVIWSPLLPVLAISFGWIFTEVGRQPWIVFGQMTTASGVSPSVPAWSVLVSMVVYTALYAALAVVEVKLFLKYTRVGAEPVDPQSPADAGEDRPLVFAY, encoded by the coding sequence ATGAGCAACCTGGACCTGGCACGGTGGCAGTTCGCCATCACCACCGTGTATCACTTCCTCTTCGTGCCGATCACGATCGGCCTGTCGGCCGTCGTCGCCGGCTACCACACCGCCTGGGTGCGCACCCGCAACCCGGAGTACCTGCGCCTGGCCAAGTGGCTCGGCAAGCTGTTCACCATCAACTTCGCGCTCGGCCTGGTCACGGGCATCGTGCAGGAGTTCCAGTTCGGGATGAACTGGTCGGACTACTCCCGCTTCGTCGGTGACATCTTCGGCGCGCCGCTGGCCTTCGAGGCGCTCCTCGCGTTCTTCATGGAGTCGACCTTCCTCGGGCTGTGGATCTTCGGCTGGGGCCGGATCCCGGAGAAGCTGCACGCGTGGACCATGTGGATCACCCACATCGGCACCGTGCTCAGCGCCTACTTCATCCTCGCGGCCAACTCGTTCATGCAGAACCCGGTGGGCTACCGGTTCAACCCGCAGACCGGCCGCGCCGAGATGGCGGACTTCGTCGCCGTGCTCACCAACAAGGTCCAGCTCGTCACCTTCCCCCACGTCGTCCTCAGCTCCTACATGACCGGTGGCGGCGTGGTCCTGGGCGTCGCGCTGTGGCACTGGCTGCGCCGCGGCCCGATCGCGGACCGCGACCGCGAGATGTACCGCAAGGCGGTCCAGGTCGGCGCCGTCATGTCCCTCGTCGCGTCCTTCGGCGTGGTCATCACCGGCGACCTGCAGGGCAAGGTGATGACCGAGGTGCAGCCCATGAAGATGGCCGTCGCCGAAGGCCTCTACCACACCGAGAAGCCCGCGTCCTTCTCCGTCCTGTCGATCGGCTCGCTCGACGGCTCGCAGGCCAGGCGCATCATCGAGGTGCCCGGCCTGCTGAGCTTCCTCGGCCACGGCTCCTTCGACGCCGAGGTCAAGGGCATCCGCGACATCCAGGCGGACTACCAGACCCAGTACGCCGGCACCCCGCGCACCGCGGACAAGGCCACGGACTACGTGCCCAACGTCCCCACCACCTACTGGACCTTCCGCCTGATGATGGGCGTGGGCTTCCTGTCGATGCTGTGCTCGCTGCTGGCCCTCTTCGCCACCCGCAAGGGCCGGACGCCGCCCACCGCCCGGTGGTGGAAGCACCTGGTGATCTGGAGCCCGCTGCTGCCGGTCCTCGCCATCTCCTTCGGCTGGATCTTCACCGAGGTGGGTCGCCAGCCCTGGATCGTCTTCGGCCAGATGACGACGGCGTCGGGCGTCAGCCCCTCCGTCCCGGCCTGGTCCGTCCTCGTCTCGATGGTCGTCTACACCGCGCTGTATGCCGCGCTGGCCGTCGTCGAGGTCAAGCTCTTCCTCAAGTACACCCGCGTCGGTGCGGAGCCGGTCGATCCCCAGTCGCCCGCCGACGCCGGCGAGGACCGTCCCCTCGTCTTCGCCTACTGA
- a CDS encoding ABC transporter ATP-binding protein — MSTLVLHGVSRWFGDLVAVNDVSMEIGPGVTGLLGPNGAGKSTLLALMSGFLAPSAGSVELDGTPTWRHPEVYRRLGMVPEREGILEHLTGRAFVRAMADLHGLSDPGAATERALDLVEMTEPAGRRISTYSKGMRQRVKMASALVHDPQVLLLDEPFNGMDPRQRLHLMELLRRMGADGRTVLFSSHILEEVEQVARQVEVVVAGRHAASGDFGAIRRLMTDRPNRYVVRSTDDRVLAAALVGDDCVRAVALRPEGGVEVEAGDFGRFTHVLPRVARARGITLVEVSPTDESLESVFSYLVTS, encoded by the coding sequence ATGAGCACTCTCGTCCTGCACGGCGTCTCCCGGTGGTTCGGCGACCTGGTGGCCGTCAACGACGTCTCCATGGAGATCGGGCCCGGCGTCACCGGCCTGCTCGGCCCCAACGGCGCCGGCAAGTCCACGCTGCTCGCCCTCATGTCCGGCTTCCTCGCCCCCTCCGCGGGCTCGGTCGAGCTGGACGGCACCCCCACCTGGCGGCACCCCGAGGTCTATCGCCGGCTCGGGATGGTGCCCGAGCGCGAGGGCATCCTGGAGCACCTGACCGGACGGGCCTTCGTGCGGGCGATGGCCGACCTGCACGGGCTGTCCGACCCCGGCGCGGCCACCGAGCGGGCGCTGGACCTCGTGGAGATGACCGAGCCTGCGGGACGCCGCATCTCGACATACTCCAAGGGCATGCGCCAGCGCGTGAAGATGGCGAGCGCCCTGGTCCACGACCCGCAGGTGCTGCTGCTCGACGAGCCCTTCAACGGCATGGACCCGCGGCAGCGGCTGCACCTGATGGAGCTGCTGCGCCGGATGGGCGCGGACGGGCGGACCGTGCTGTTCAGCTCGCACATCCTGGAGGAGGTCGAGCAGGTCGCCCGCCAGGTCGAGGTGGTCGTGGCGGGCCGGCACGCCGCGAGCGGCGACTTCGGGGCCATCCGCCGGCTGATGACCGACCGGCCCAACCGGTATGTCGTGCGGTCCACCGACGACCGGGTCCTCGCCGCCGCGCTGGTCGGCGACGACTGCGTGCGCGCGGTCGCCCTGCGGCCGGAGGGCGGGGTCGAGGTGGAGGCCGGCGACTTCGGCCGGTTCACCCACGTGCTGCCGCGCGTCGCCCGCGCCCGCGGGATCACCCTCGTCGAGGTCAGCCCGACCGACGAGTCGCTCGAGAGCGTCTTCTCCTACCTGGTGACCTCATGA
- a CDS encoding low molecular weight protein-tyrosine-phosphatase, protein MAYRICVICTGNICRSPMGEVILRHLLDEAGLGDQVEVDSAGTGGWHEGDGADPRTLTALTGGGYDGSAHRARQWQRSWYAERDLVLVADRGHQRELQRHAPTPDDRDKVRLIREFDESAVAAGTLEVDDPYYGDAAGFDRCRDEVEAAMRGVVEHVRPLVGIPPAR, encoded by the coding sequence ATGGCGTATCGCATCTGTGTCATCTGCACGGGCAACATCTGCCGCTCCCCCATGGGCGAGGTGATCCTGCGCCACCTGCTCGACGAGGCCGGACTCGGCGACCAGGTCGAGGTGGACTCCGCGGGCACCGGCGGCTGGCACGAGGGCGACGGCGCCGACCCGCGCACCCTCACCGCCCTGACCGGCGGCGGGTATGACGGCTCCGCCCACCGCGCCCGCCAGTGGCAGCGATCCTGGTATGCCGAGCGGGACCTCGTCCTGGTCGCCGACCGTGGCCACCAGCGGGAGCTGCAGCGGCACGCCCCGACCCCCGACGACCGCGACAAGGTCCGGCTGATACGCGAGTTCGACGAGTCCGCCGTCGCCGCAGGCACGCTGGAGGTGGACGACCCCTACTACGGCGACGCGGCGGGCTTCGACCGCTGCCGCGACGAGGTGGAGGCGGCCATGCGTGGGGTGGTCGAGCACGTGCGCCCGCTCGTCGGCATACCCCCCGCTCGGTGA
- a CDS encoding peptidoglycan-binding domain-containing protein, which yields MRKLVGAVLGASLMLGGAAATAPVAQAAPVRPITGAAYGCNYSHNHTQILRYGSKGAAVKQAQCLLNANNRIMGLGLPNLAVDGDYGDRTYQMVIRFQKAMEIKADGIVGPQTWYWLEKTN from the coding sequence ATGCGCAAGCTCGTCGGTGCCGTCCTCGGCGCCTCCCTCATGCTCGGTGGCGCCGCTGCTACCGCTCCCGTGGCTCAGGCCGCGCCCGTTCGTCCGATCACCGGTGCGGCCTATGGGTGCAACTACAGCCACAACCACACCCAGATCCTCAGGTACGGCTCGAAGGGGGCGGCCGTGAAGCAGGCCCAGTGCCTTCTGAACGCCAACAACCGCATCATGGGCCTGGGCCTGCCCAACCTGGCCGTCGACGGCGACTACGGCGACCGCACCTACCAGATGGTAATCCGTTTCCAGAAGGCGATGGAGATCAAGGCCGACGGCATCGTCGGTCCCCAGACCTGGTACTGGCTCGAGAAGACGAACTGA